GACATGTACATTGAGTGTTTGTGAGTATAAACCATTGTGGATGCTCTAAAATTGATAACTTAACAATGTTATAGATGACTAACAAATAGACATAAAATTAAAACATTTATGTTAGTATTAGAATTGCTTCTTACAACTGACATTATATACTATCTAATGCTGTAAATGAGCCCAGCTGTTCATGAGCGGTTCGGTGGTCGGCTTGATAATAGCCCGactcgactcggctcgatttataaacaagCCGCTCATAAACACAATTTATTGGCTTAGTTTGTAAACGAGCTGAatttgagcaggccaaagcttaGCTTGAAAACTCGCTTAGaaaatttatgaacaaattttagttttgtagaaaactatatagttttgtgttagttcacaaatatctaaacttaatattatttcatttgctattagatgagttcgttcacgaacataataaatgagtaatagacgaactattttgTAAgaatcttgtttatttattcacaaacataattttcttaatgaaccaagttcaaAAAGGATTttggctcgaaacaagctcgaagctcggttcgatctcgtttattttttaataagttGAGCCGAGCTtaagcaagccaaagctcggctcaggTTCGAGCTCATTAACTTTACAGCGAGCCAAACTTAAACAGGCCAAACCTCGGATCAgttcggctcgattacagtCCTAAGTTTATACTTTCTAGAACCTCTATGTTAAATGGAATTTTTGCTTATTTActtctttttcattttaaaataaatgcatatttaattattttcgattatttaaatttgattcaaaagacACCAATAAATGATATTGAATAGGAGGGTGGCTGAGCCCTAGTTTCTGCATTCGATTCTCATCATCATCACTCTCAGTTCCTGCTTCCTACCCCTTTTGCTCCACTTCTGAATTCGCATATTAACTTCCAGAAATGGCTAATCATTTCATTAGAGATATGCTCCCTCACATTCGGATACGTCTTCTTCATTCTTCTGCAACGCTTTCTTCCGTTCCTCCATTACCCATCGCTGCAACTTCTTCATCATCCTACACTGTTGAATTCCTCGTCAATTCATGTGGGCTTTCGTTAAAATCTGCTCTTTCTGTCTCCAACAAGTTTCAGCTCAACCACAAGACTCCACAAAACCCTCAATCTGTACTTCAACTCCTCAAATCTCATCATTTCAGCGACACCCATGTGGCCCAATTGATCGTCAAACACCCTCAAGTTCTCAATTGCAGAATTCACAGCAATCTCAAACCCAAATTTGACTACCTCGTCAAAATTGGCTTTGAAGGTGAGCTACTTCCCCGTACCATTTTGTCTAATCCGTTTATTGTCGGAGACTCTTTAGCTTCTAGTATCAAACCGTCTGTCGAGTTCTTGAggttatttttagatagtgATGAGAAATTTCTTCTGGCTGTTAAGCGCGGACCATGGTTATTGGGGAACAATTCGAAGATTCTATTGCAACAAAATATTGATGTTTTAATGAAAGAGGGAGGACTGCCTACTCATGTTGTGCAGAGGTTCCTTACTTTGCAGCCAAAATCTATATTCCAAAGTTCTGAAAAATTGATTAGTGCTGTGAATTCTGTTAAAAATCTAGGCTTTGAACCTGGTGGTACAATGTTCATACATGTTTTTAGAGTGATGATACAAATGAGGGATTCAACTTTGGAGAAGAaaattctgttgatgaagagTATGGGGTTTAGTGAGAAAGATATTCTAAAAGCTTTCAAGCGATTTCCACAATGTTTAGCTTACTCTGAGGAGAACATTAGGAAGACATTGCATTTCTACTTTAATACTATAAAGTTGAAGCGTCAAGCTATAATTGTATGTCCTGCTCTACTTGGGTATTCGATTGAAAAAAGAGTTCTTCCTAGGTATCATGCTTTGAAGCTTTTGGAGTCAAAGAAGCTGATAAAAGGGATTGAGAAGTTAGAGTTCATAAAGATAGCTGAGAAGAATTTTCGTGTCAAATTTATTGATGAGTTCATAGATGAAGTCCCTGGTTTGTTGGAGTTTTATCTTGGTATGAAGGAAGGCAAAAGCTCGGTGCTCAATTCAGAATAAGTAAGTTTTCCTTTgcaattaaaatagattaataGTTGTATGGATAATCAGAAGTAGTCTTAACTTCGCTAATTACGGTTTTGTTGGGCTAATTTGTGTTTCAAATACTATTAGTATTGAATTCAATGGATATATTTTGGGGACTGGTTTAAAACTCTCCCTTGTATACCTATACAGTTATACCTTCAATAAAACGTTTCCTGATTGGATGGTGATAATTTCGCAGAAAAGCTGTCTTTAAGCATCACTAGATATGAGTATAGTGTGGGATTTTTCTATCTAGGATGATCAAATACTTTTGTATTTTATGTCTAAAAAAAGCCTGTTTGAGGCAGGAAGGATCTAGGGTGCCAGGAGGGGGATTGATCATCCACTGGTTGTCCAAGAACTCTATTGAGGGTAAAGatacataatatatatataagcacTCATAGGTATTGGAGCACCCCCTATCAGGGAATCCTGGAACCTTGACTTGAGGTGTGTGTTAGTTTCGTTAATCTTGAAATATTGCAAAGTGCGGAATGGTGGTTTTACACCTCTTTCCTGATTAGATATTAGAATTGCTTATGTCTCTGTTTTAGGCACTCTAAAAGTCTCTCTCACTTGTTGTGCTTGTTAGAAAAGATGACTCATTCTGTATCTTTCTATTTAAATGATTATTGCAATTTTGGTTTATGTAGTACGCACAAAATCTAGTATGGAGTAATGGAGTCGAGATTAGGGGGTGACAATTTCGAGTTTTGTGTCaaaattatgttatgttatatatatgtttcacatggttatatatgatatatataaaatgataaTCATGTCAGTCGTGTTGTTTTAGTCTGATCATCCTTGTCAGAAGCTATCATCCTTATTCGAGACAAATTACCTTCTTTTACCTGTTGTATTTCCTGTTGTTTTGGCATTTTTATATTGTGCGTAAATGACATTGGTAAGGAGCTGGTGGAGATATTAGAGAGGAAAGGAGATCATCTCCTCTTATCTATGGAAGCCAACTATTCAAATTCCATAGTATAACAAGGTCAAGAATTTGCTTCTTCCAATATAAATCATATGTGGGTTGAATAACCAGAATTAGATTTGAAAAACAAatacaatgattttgattttcttttcttcaaTTTCAGTTGAATTGTCATAGATCATGTTTATATGATCCATGCCATCAATTTTCAGTTGTGCATTCTTGTATTCActcttttatttaatatatgatCATCGGTGTTGAACTCAAGTATCAGTTCAACACTTTTCAAAATGTGcacatttttaattttcatttagGAAAGTTTATCCAATTCTTACAATGATTTCCAAAGTGCCTCTTTGTTCAGTTTGGTTTTATTTGATTCGTTTCATTAACCGAACCGGTCCATTTCTAGCTAAAGTTTCAACCTCGGGGGGTAAAATTAGAGTATTTTGTATTATGAGAGTAAAATTGAACTTCCACAATGACCTTATCCGTAGAGAAAGTCATTAGTTGAATTTGAGATTATAAAAGAAAAGCTTAAATCTTGATAGAATTAGAATGAATCATCTTGTTACAATTGCTGATATACATACAAGAAGTTACAGCAGAGGTTTGGTTACTTGTTTCTTAATGAGATTTATGTGTTAATGAAAACTTAGTGAAAGAAAACTTGATGTGAAGGCAGGTAAGTTTGAAGTTAATATGAAAGAGTGATTTGCTCTTGTTTGTTGCTATATACTTCCTAAATTATTACATGTTGAGTCTATTATCAAGTTAATGAGTCAACTCTAACTCAATCCAAATATATTCGTGTCATTACGTGTATCATTTGTTGAAtcaaggcctaatacatcactagCTCCCTggacttgtccataaaagtagattgtctcCCTGAATTTTgttagtgtctcaccaactctctaaacttgcttattccgtaataactaaatacaaaaacttattaaacataaattctaaaaatacatcttcatctattcaagatgtacttttttttcttctcctacctttcaatcTATTATTAGggttagtgttgcaggtttgagataTTGAATGGATAAagatcgagagttagtattatggtttttatatttagttgttacagaataagttAGTGGAACATTTGCAAAGTGCatggagctaatctacttttatggacaagtttagaaaactggtgatatgaaataagcaagttcatAAAGCTGGTGAGACACTGACAAAATTCACGGAGCCAATATATTTGTATGGACAAATTCTGTCTCATATAACATAATGCGCTATATATTCAAAAGCAATTGTGCAGCCTAGTCACTTATTTAAGGGGTAAGTTCTAAATTTATGCATTCCTAATGtaataattgataaaattatgtTGTCAAAGTTTCTAATGTAGAGTAATTTTTGGCACAGGTAGTAGCAGAGTCGGTTTTTACTGTTTGAAATGCAAAAAGTAAACTCAATTCATATGgggtaggttttttttttttttttttttgcttatacCTGTCACAATCCTTCATCTGTCGCCTATGATGCACGGAAACAGAAATTTAAACGGAAACGGGGaaacaaaatttttaaaaaacgtaggaaacggaaacgtgagaaatgtgtaaatattaaaaatataaacaaatgAAGACTAAAATTCCTCAACAACATAATGTAGCATAAATCATCTACCACACCCACCCTCCCACccgagaaagaagaaaagaatgaagaatccggactcaaagaagaagaagaaaccagAGTTTCATGATGAAGAAGAACCAGATTCAATGAAGAAGAAATCGGAATTTCTACAAAATAAACAAGGAGCTACAATGAATCGATTTCAATCTCAATAAGATTCAATAATTGGAGATATTGAGTGTGTTAAGCTATTCAAATAGAATTAGATTTGTGactttaaaatcaattaaacgTTCAATGAATCGACAGTTAGATAGTGAGTCGTGCCAGAATCAATGACAATCACTTTGTTACACACATGACCATTAAACTTTGACTACCTCCTCAAAGTGACTCTTAGCTATCTCAAAATAAAACTTGTTCAAAATGATATTTACcttgaaataatattttttatttcctaaaatCGCTATTTtgtgaagttttttttttctcctaatcAAACAAAACCTAAATAATCTAAAACGAAATtgtttaagaattgaaattgcttaaaatatcattaattcttaaaattctttattttgagACTGGCAATAGTCATTTTGAGGAATTGAGATCATGAGTGTAACAAAATATAAAGTTTAGTAgcttttatgttatattttgaAGTTTAATGATCATACTGTAAAAATCGGTTTAGTGGTCATGatgagtgtaatttatccaTCACGATCTTCACTCCAccttataaattttaaattttctttCATACATGTGTTCGTATTCTTAATATGTTAGTAATGAATGATAACATTTGATGAAAAGTAGAACGAAAATAATCCTGTTCATAACGATAGAATGTGCTTAGTTAATAAGAATTGAAATTTAGTCTAATTTTAAATGCAAGATAAATATTAGAAACTAAAATTTTAACAATTGGAGCTAAAAATTTATTAACCATACCAATGTTAAACATAATTTTATACTCTACCCcttttgtttaataaaattattaagcTTTCTGTactatattttaattttcaattgatACTAATAAACAAAGGGTAGTTTACACTcatggtcattgaactttactcattttaacattgtggctactgaacttacactttttaataccggtggcAACTCAACACCTCAAACCGACTGTTGACtccctcaaaataaaaaaatcgaagagttaatgatattctaagaaactttaattcttgaaaattttcgtttggaggtcatttgggtgttggttaggagagagatactggatttttagagagatagAGCTCCAATAAAGgcgattttggaaaataaaaaaatggtttcatgataaatgtcgttttgaacaactttgattgttgaatattttcattttgaggagttagttaaagttgagtggttaaaaaatataaaattcagtggttatattgttaagaattgaaattcagtagCCACAACGTTGTAATGAGTAAATTTCAatggccataggtgtaattacccaataaacaaagaaaataagATTTCCCCTTCCTGAAATTGAATCAGAGACTGGCTGAGCTGAGCCCTAGTTTATGCATTCTATCCATTCTCAGTTCTCCACTTCTGAATTCGCATAAATGGCTAATCATTTCATTAAAAATATCATGTTACCTCACATTCGATTACGTTTTCTTTATTCTCCTGTTCCTCCATTACCCACCACTGCgacttcttcttcatcatttaCTGTTGAATTCCTCGTTAATTCATGTGGGCTTTCATTAAATCTGCTCTTTCTGTCTCCAACAAGTTTCAGCTCAACGACAAGACTCCAGAAAAACCTCAATctcttcttcaattccttaaatCTCATCATTTCAGCGACGCCCATGTGGCACAATTGATCGTGACGGTACAAATGAGTGAGTCAACTTGGAAGAAGAAAATTGAGGTTATGAagagtatgggatttagtgaggacgatgttctaaaagCCTTCAAGCGGCATCCACATTGTTTAGCTTTATCTGAGGAGAACATTAGGAAGAAATTGGATTTCTACTTCAATACTATGAAGTTGGAGCCTCAAACTATAATTGTATTAGTATTGAATTCAATGGATATTATTTTGGGAACTGATTTGAAACTCTCCCTTGCTTAGTGTAATGTGGTTATTAGTTGATTTATGATTTTCTAACCAAAAGAAAAACCTATTTGAGGTGTGTGTCAGTTTCATTGAGTATGAAATCTGGCAAAGTACAGAATGAAAAACCTATTTGAGGTCATTGACTGTGAAATGTGGCAAAGTGCAGAATGATGGTATGAACACCTCTTTCCATATTAGATATTAGAATTGCTTGTGTGTCAGTTTCATTGACTGTGAAATCTGGCAATGATGGAATTGCTATGTCTTTGTTTTAAAGTCTTTCTCTCACTTTCCCTGCTTGTTAGAAAAGGCAACTCATTGTGTATCTTTCTCTTTAAATAACTATTACAATTTTGGAGTAATGGAGTTGAGACTAGGGGGTGACAATTTCAGGTTTTGTGTGAAAATCATGttatgttatatatatgttccatatgattatatatgatataagtacaagaaaaatgataatcgtATCAACCATATCGTGTTAGTTGAATTATCCTTATAAATTTTGTTGTCGTGTCAGAAATTACCATCCCTATTCAACACAAATTACCTTCTTATATGTTCATGTTGTTTTATTATGAATAAATGCCATTGGTTAAGGAGTTAGTGGAGATATTAGAGAGGAAAGGAGataatctcctcctcttcccaATGGAAACCAACTATTCAAATTCCAGAGTAGAACAAATTCAAGAATTTGCTTCTTCCTCCTGTATAATGTGTGTTGA
The window above is part of the Euphorbia lathyris chromosome 3, ddEupLath1.1, whole genome shotgun sequence genome. Proteins encoded here:
- the LOC136224793 gene encoding transcription termination factor MTERF8, chloroplastic-like, translated to MANHFIRDMLPHIRIRLLHSSATLSSVPPLPIAATSSSSYTVEFLVNSCGLSLKSALSVSNKFQLNHKTPQNPQSVLQLLKSHHFSDTHVAQLIVKHPQVLNCRIHSNLKPKFDYLVKIGFEGELLPRTILSNPFIVGDSLASSIKPSVEFLRLFLDSDEKFLLAVKRGPWLLGNNSKILLQQNIDVLMKEGGLPTHVVQRFLTLQPKSIFQSSEKLISAVNSVKNLGFEPGGTMFIHVFRVMIQMRDSTLEKKILLMKSMGFSEKDILKAFKRFPQCLAYSEENIRKTLHFYFNTIKLKRQAIIVCPALLGYSIEKRVLPRYHALKLLESKKLIKGIEKLEFIKIAEKNFRVKFIDEFIDEVPGLLEFYLGMKEGKSSVLNSE